CAATGATTCCTGAGAAACTATTGAATGGGCCATCGATCACCTTCACTGATTCTCCCACATAGAATGGAATACTGAACTCGGCATCTTTCTCTGCCAGTTCATCCACTCTTCCTAATATTCTATTGACCTCTGTCTGTCTCATCGGTACAGGTTCTCCTCGTTTCTCGGCACCGAGGAATCCGATGACATTGGTCACTCCTTTGATGATGTGCGGTACTTCACCTACCAGAGCTGCTTCTATGAGTACATAACCAGGAAAGTGGTTGACCTCCTTGCTCACCTTCTTCCCGTTGCGTATCTGGATACGCTTCTCTTTGGGAATCAGGACTTGCCCAACGAAGTCATCAAGACCGGCACGGCCGATCTCCAACTCGATGAGGTCCTTCACCTTGTTCTCCTTGCCGCTG
The nucleotide sequence above comes from Flavobacteriales bacterium. Encoded proteins:
- the nusG gene encoding transcription termination/antitermination factor NusG, which produces MSNTEKKWYVIRAISGKENKVKDLIELEIGRAGLDDFVGQVLIPKEKRIQIRNGKKVSKEVNHFPGYVLIEAALVGEVPHIIKGVTNVIGFLGAEKRGEPVPMRQTEVNRILGRVDELAEKDAEFSIPFYVGESVKVIDGPFNSFSGIIEEVNEEKKKLKVMVKIFGRKTPLELGYMQVEKE